The Niastella koreensis GR20-10 genome includes a window with the following:
- a CDS encoding SGNH/GDSL hydrolase family protein encodes MRLLLYVSLFLAITLVSFTSMQQKQKIVFFGDSITAAGVSPTGYITVLGNLIAQKGQKDQYELIGAGIGGNKVYDLYLRMEDDVLSKNPTTVVIWIGVNDVWHKKGGTGTDAPKFEQFYNAIIKKLQAKNIKVVLCTPATIGEKTDFSNEQDGDLNKYANIVRAVAVKNNCPLVDLRKTFLAYNLANNPENREKGILTADGVHLNDKGNSLVADEMLKVLVK; translated from the coding sequence ATGAGATTGCTTCTGTACGTTTCCCTGTTCCTCGCAATTACACTAGTAAGCTTTACCAGTATGCAGCAAAAACAAAAGATCGTTTTCTTTGGCGATTCCATTACAGCGGCCGGCGTATCGCCAACCGGGTATATAACAGTGCTGGGCAACCTGATTGCACAAAAAGGCCAGAAAGATCAATATGAATTAATTGGCGCCGGTATTGGCGGTAATAAAGTATACGATCTTTATTTACGCATGGAAGATGATGTGCTGTCGAAAAACCCTACCACCGTAGTGATCTGGATAGGCGTAAATGACGTATGGCATAAGAAAGGCGGCACCGGTACCGATGCCCCTAAATTCGAACAGTTTTACAACGCCATCATCAAAAAACTGCAGGCAAAAAATATAAAAGTGGTCCTTTGCACGCCTGCCACGATCGGCGAAAAAACCGATTTCTCTAATGAGCAGGATGGCGATCTGAACAAGTATGCGAACATCGTTCGCGCTGTGGCCGTAAAAAACAACTGCCCCCTGGTTGACCTGCGCAAGACCTTCCTGGCCTATAACCTGGCCAACAACCCCGAGAACAGGGAGAAAGGCATTCTTACTGCCGACGGCGTTCACCTGAACGATAAAGGCAATTCGCTGGTGGCCGATGAAATGCTGAAAGTGCTGGTGAAATAA
- a CDS encoding cupin domain-containing protein, giving the protein MQHLNDVKGKEIVPGIFGRFVHGETMTLSFVDIQPGARLPEHSHPHEQITYLLEGELEMVIGGEKMLLTPGMVHVIPGNVPHSAIARTFVKVLDAFSPVREDYKV; this is encoded by the coding sequence ATGCAACACCTCAACGACGTTAAAGGCAAAGAGATTGTACCTGGAATATTTGGCCGGTTTGTACATGGTGAAACCATGACGCTGAGTTTTGTAGACATTCAACCGGGCGCCCGGTTACCCGAACACAGCCATCCGCACGAACAGATCACCTACCTGCTGGAAGGCGAACTGGAAATGGTGATCGGGGGTGAAAAAATGCTCCTGACACCTGGTATGGTTCATGTTATACCCGGTAATGTACCACACAGTGCTATAGCACGAACATTTGTTAAGGTGTTAGATGCTTTCTCTCCTGTAAGAGAAGATTACAAAGTTTAG
- the eutC gene encoding ethanolamine ammonia-lyase subunit EutC, which translates to MDVQKIIVQPDEWASLKEFTAARIALGRTGTAEPLQSLLAFRLAHANARDAVYAVLNQPVLLQELQALQQASFTLTTQAASRSEYLQYPDRGRRLHAKAIEQLTEFNSTGYDVCIVLADGLSATAINNHAIPVLKILLPLFANARLSVAPVCMVQEGRVAIGDECGHLLQAELVVVLIGERPGLSSPDSLGAYLTYRPAPGLTDESRNCISNIRPEGLNYPAAAEKIFFLSNESLTLRLSGVALKDNGGDITAISV; encoded by the coding sequence ATGGATGTTCAAAAAATAATAGTACAACCCGATGAATGGGCATCATTAAAGGAATTTACCGCTGCAAGAATTGCGTTGGGCAGAACCGGAACGGCTGAACCATTGCAATCGCTATTAGCGTTCCGGCTGGCACATGCCAATGCGCGGGACGCCGTGTATGCGGTGCTGAACCAGCCGGTGTTATTACAGGAACTGCAGGCATTACAACAGGCTTCTTTTACGTTGACAACCCAGGCTGCCAGCAGAAGCGAATACCTGCAATACCCCGACCGGGGCCGGCGGCTGCATGCAAAAGCTATAGAACAATTAACGGAGTTCAACAGTACCGGTTATGATGTTTGTATCGTACTGGCCGATGGGTTATCCGCCACAGCTATTAATAACCACGCCATTCCGGTGTTGAAAATATTACTACCACTTTTTGCGAACGCCCGTTTATCGGTAGCGCCTGTTTGTATGGTACAGGAAGGCCGGGTGGCCATTGGCGATGAATGCGGCCATCTTTTACAGGCAGAACTGGTTGTTGTGCTTATTGGGGAACGCCCGGGTTTAAGTTCGCCCGATAGTTTAGGCGCCTACCTTACCTACCGGCCCGCACCGGGCTTAACCGATGAGTCGCGCAACTGTATCTCCAACATCAGACCGGAAGGATTGAATTACCCCGCTGCTGCGGAAAAGATCTTCTTTCTAAGCAATGAATCGTTGACGCTGCGGTTATCGGGTGTAGCGTTGAAGGATAATGGAGGGGATATTACTGCAATTTCAGTTTAA
- a CDS encoding efflux RND transporter periplasmic adaptor subunit, translating into MKNLFLYIAVLLCVSCSSAEKPEETKKEVDANTVALTDVQIKNAGIETGAVQSQNLNDVLKVNGLVDVPPQNIVSVSFPMGGYLKNTTLLPGMHVNKGEVIGVIEDQGLVQLQQDYLMAQARLQFLQQEYDRQKELSDQQVSAAKTFQQVQADFTAQKVLVKALGEKLRLVNLNPGSLNENNISRSVPIYSPINGFVSKVNVNIGKFVNATDVLFELINPDDIHAGLTVFEKDMPKIKVGQLVKVSFVDEPGKEYDCEVILVTRNVDINRSGMIHCHFKTRPGNLLPGMFLNASIHLENVPSLTVPEDAVVRYGNQQYIVQSTGKNNFQLVNVETGIREKDRVAVIAKNIDITNMQVVTKNAYAVLGKMKNAKEEE; encoded by the coding sequence ATGAAGAACCTGTTTTTATATATAGCTGTATTATTGTGCGTCTCCTGTTCATCGGCCGAAAAGCCGGAGGAAACCAAAAAAGAAGTGGATGCCAACACGGTGGCCTTAACAGATGTGCAGATAAAAAATGCCGGCATTGAAACTGGTGCTGTGCAATCACAGAACCTGAACGATGTATTAAAGGTAAATGGGCTGGTGGATGTACCGCCGCAGAATATTGTATCGGTAAGTTTTCCCATGGGCGGTTATCTTAAAAATACCACGCTATTGCCAGGTATGCATGTGAATAAAGGGGAGGTAATTGGGGTGATTGAAGATCAGGGACTGGTGCAATTACAACAGGATTACCTGATGGCGCAGGCCCGGTTACAATTTTTACAACAGGAGTACGACCGGCAAAAAGAACTGAGTGACCAACAGGTAAGCGCCGCCAAAACCTTTCAACAGGTGCAGGCCGATTTCACTGCTCAGAAAGTACTGGTAAAAGCATTGGGGGAGAAGCTGCGGCTGGTGAATCTCAATCCCGGTTCGTTAAATGAAAACAATATTTCCCGCAGCGTTCCTATCTATTCACCCATCAATGGTTTTGTATCGAAGGTGAATGTAAATATTGGCAAGTTTGTAAACGCTACAGATGTGTTGTTTGAACTGATCAATCCCGATGATATCCATGCGGGTCTCACGGTTTTTGAAAAGGATATGCCTAAGATAAAAGTAGGCCAGCTGGTGAAGGTATCGTTTGTAGATGAACCAGGTAAGGAATATGATTGTGAAGTGATACTGGTTACCCGGAATGTTGACATTAACCGCAGCGGCATGATTCATTGTCATTTTAAAACCAGGCCAGGCAACCTGTTACCAGGCATGTTCCTGAATGCATCCATTCATTTGGAAAACGTTCCTTCGCTTACGGTTCCTGAAGATGCTGTTGTGCGGTATGGCAATCAGCAATACATCGTTCAGAGCACCGGTAAAAACAATTTTCAACTGGTAAATGTAGAAACGGGTATCCGGGAAAAAGACCGGGTTGCCGTTATTGCAAAGAATATCGATATAACGAATATGCAGGTGGTTACGAAAAATGCCTATGCGGTGTTGGGAAAGATGAAGAATGCAAAGGAGGAGGAATAG
- a CDS encoding ethanolamine ammonia-lyase subunit EutB: MNLITLTYKYMSYRYTIQHHTYTFDTIKDLLAKATPFRSGDALAGVAAADYKERVAAQLALADVPLKNFLQEPVIPYEQDEVTRLIMDSHNTTAFAPVAHFTTGQLRDWLLSDAADTATLQQLGPGLTPEMVAAVSKLMRNQDLISVARKCEVVTTFRNTLGLKGRLSVRLQPNHPTDDPKGIAASMVDGLLYGSGDAVIGINPATDSPNHVLTLLHMLDAVIQQFKIPTQSCVLCHVTTSLQLVQQKAPLDLVFQSIGGTEKTNKSFGVNLALLQDAYEAALSLQRGTLGNHVMYFETGQGSSLSANAHEGVDQQTCEARAYAVARKFSPLLVNTVVGFIGPEYLFDGKQIIRAALEDHFCGKLLGLPMGVDVCYTNHAEADQDDMDNLLTLLGVAGCNYIMGIPGADDIMLNYQSTSFHDALYVRKVLGLRPAPEFENWLLKQGIINKEGDLIPVGNRHELLQLLGS; this comes from the coding sequence ATGAACTTAATAACTTTAACTTATAAATACATGAGTTACCGGTATACCATACAGCACCATACATATACCTTCGACACAATAAAGGATTTGCTGGCAAAAGCAACTCCCTTTCGTTCGGGCGATGCGTTGGCAGGTGTGGCTGCTGCGGATTATAAAGAACGGGTGGCGGCGCAACTGGCGCTGGCTGATGTGCCGTTGAAAAACTTTCTACAGGAACCGGTGATTCCTTATGAGCAGGATGAAGTTACCCGGCTCATCATGGATTCACATAATACAACTGCTTTTGCACCTGTCGCTCATTTCACCACCGGTCAACTGCGCGACTGGTTGTTGAGCGATGCGGCTGACACTGCCACATTACAACAATTGGGGCCAGGATTGACGCCTGAAATGGTCGCGGCCGTGTCAAAACTAATGCGCAACCAGGACCTCATCAGCGTAGCCCGGAAGTGTGAGGTGGTGACCACCTTTCGCAATACCCTGGGATTAAAAGGCCGGTTATCTGTGCGGTTGCAACCCAATCATCCCACAGACGATCCCAAAGGCATTGCTGCCAGTATGGTGGACGGGTTATTGTATGGCAGTGGCGATGCCGTGATTGGCATAAACCCTGCTACCGATTCGCCCAACCATGTACTAACGCTGTTGCACATGCTGGATGCGGTCATCCAACAATTTAAGATCCCTACCCAGAGCTGTGTGTTGTGTCATGTTACCACTTCCTTACAACTGGTGCAGCAAAAAGCGCCGCTCGACCTCGTGTTCCAATCTATTGGCGGTACTGAGAAGACCAATAAGAGTTTTGGAGTGAACCTGGCTTTACTGCAGGACGCATATGAAGCGGCATTGTCGTTGCAACGGGGTACGTTGGGTAACCATGTCATGTATTTTGAAACGGGGCAGGGGAGTTCTTTATCGGCCAATGCGCATGAAGGCGTTGACCAGCAAACCTGTGAAGCAAGGGCCTATGCAGTGGCCAGGAAGTTCTCGCCCTTATTGGTTAATACCGTTGTTGGGTTTATTGGTCCGGAATATTTATTCGATGGTAAACAGATCATCAGGGCGGCGCTGGAAGATCATTTTTGTGGTAAGCTGCTTGGCTTACCCATGGGTGTGGATGTTTGTTATACCAACCATGCCGAAGCCGATCAGGATGATATGGATAACCTGCTTACTTTACTGGGCGTTGCCGGTTGTAATTATATTATGGGCATTCCCGGCGCCGACGATATTATGTTGAATTATCAGTCTACCTCTTTTCATGATGCGCTGTATGTACGAAAGGTGCTGGGCTTACGGCCTGCACCTGAGTTTGAGAACTGGTTATTAAAACAGGGGATTATCAATAAGGAAGGAGATTTGATTCCGGTAGGGAATCGACATGAATTGTTGCAGTTATTAGGTTCGTAA
- a CDS encoding CusA/CzcA family heavy metal efflux RND transporter encodes MNHAVILLRDALAFCWHFDRWPNRVRFTFHDKKYLMIQAIIRFSIKNKLVIGLFVLALLVWGSYAVTQLPIDAVPDITDNQVQVITTSPSLGAPDVERLITFPIEQVNSTVPGLKEIRSISRFGLSVVTIVFNDNVDVYWARQQIAERMQQVQSQIPAQLGKPELAPVTTGLGEIYQYVVRAKKGYEEKYDAMELRTIQDWIIRRQMLGTPGVAEVSSFGGRLKQYEIAVNTARLKSHNLTVDDIFTALEKNNQNTGGAYIEKGPTVLFIRSEGLITNDQDIGNIVVKTMDEGIPVLMRDVASINSGSATRYGAMTYNDKGEVAGAIVMMLKGENSSAVIKRVKEKVAQIQQTLPEGVVIEPFLDRTKMVNHAIGTVQKNLIEGALIVVFVLVVFLGNLRAGLVVASVIPLSMLFAIILMNVFGVSGNLMSLGAIDFGLIVDGAVIIVEAVMHRLSHSKHFTSLDRLSQNIMDDEVHHSASKMMNAAIFGQIIILVVYLPIYSLQGIEGKMFKPMAQTVTFALLGAFLLSFTYVPMVTALFLSKKLLHKKTFSDRMMAWCERAYHNLLERMLRFPKLIIGGSVAAFVISLFLFSRLGGEFIPKLEEGDFAVETRLLTGSNINASVKTLTQAAHILKSRFPEVQKVVGKNGSSEIPTDPMPIDASDLMVILKDKKEWTSAHTFDELAEKMQRALQEIPDATFGFQYPVQMRFNELISGARQDVVCKIFGENLDTLALYANKVGTIISSVKGAADLYVETVTGMPQILVTYNRGAIAHYGLNIEDLNRVLNTAFAGQSAGMVYEGERRFDLVVRLENMQRQDVTDVQNLLIPTPTGAQIPLSQVATVAIKDGPNQIQREDAKRRIITGFNVRGRDVQSVVEELNSKIKQQLKLPSGYYVVYGGQFQNLTEARKRLGVAVPVALLLILVMLYFAFGKLKYGLLIFSAIPLSAIGGILLLWMRGMPFSISAGIGFIALFGVAVLNGIVLIAEFIRLKHSGVHDTKQIIMQGTRIRLRPVLMTASVASLGFLPMALSQGAGAEVQRPLATVVIGGLITATFLTLVVLPVLYLWAEKRKQVKLPAPQVVGMIIALLVCNAAFSQTGERPVLLEQMLQQATTNNLSLKVTRSGVGYWKQLQTATAELPRTQVGGEYGGINSLNNDTRFYINQSFELPVVYRRQKELYGAQEQVASTQVTLQQQELQKAVKTVFYNMVDLLERQKLLMRLDSIYSRFLDAATLRLKTGESTMLEKSNAETQMQQLKLQQEQVKADLRMEQQQLQWLLNTKDWLLPEYHVLKKEHPQIMDTQAVVSHPAVQLQQQQVKVNAAQTNIEKARLNPGFTVGYSNQSIIGYQTKDGVTQQYYGGGDRFNIYQLSVALPIFNKAVKARIKAGQLQEATTRMEVDATSQYFTNQWQQLNEAYKKYGEQVQYYETGGLQQAALITRNARLGFEKGDVSYVEWTLQMNNAVNIELGYLQAIHALNNTIIELEYLTGK; translated from the coding sequence CGTGGATGTATACTGGGCCCGGCAACAGATTGCCGAACGGATGCAACAGGTCCAAAGCCAGATCCCGGCCCAACTGGGCAAGCCCGAACTGGCGCCTGTAACTACCGGACTTGGCGAAATTTACCAATATGTGGTAAGAGCCAAAAAAGGCTATGAAGAAAAGTATGACGCCATGGAGTTACGTACCATCCAGGATTGGATCATTCGTCGTCAGATGTTAGGTACCCCTGGTGTAGCTGAGGTGAGTAGTTTTGGCGGCAGGCTGAAACAATACGAAATAGCGGTGAATACAGCCCGGTTGAAATCACACAACCTGACTGTGGATGACATCTTCACTGCCCTGGAAAAAAACAACCAGAATACGGGCGGCGCCTATATTGAAAAGGGCCCCACTGTATTATTTATCCGCAGCGAGGGATTGATAACAAACGACCAGGATATTGGCAATATAGTAGTTAAAACAATGGACGAGGGCATACCGGTATTAATGCGGGATGTGGCCTCCATAAATTCAGGAAGCGCCACGCGGTATGGAGCAATGACCTATAACGACAAAGGTGAAGTTGCGGGGGCTATTGTGATGATGCTGAAAGGCGAAAACTCATCGGCAGTAATAAAGCGGGTAAAAGAAAAAGTAGCACAGATCCAGCAAACGTTGCCAGAAGGTGTGGTGATAGAACCCTTTTTAGACCGTACTAAAATGGTGAACCATGCTATAGGTACGGTTCAAAAGAATTTAATAGAAGGCGCCCTGATCGTAGTGTTTGTGCTGGTGGTGTTCCTGGGGAACCTGCGGGCAGGATTGGTGGTGGCTTCTGTTATTCCTTTATCGATGTTGTTCGCCATTATATTGATGAATGTATTTGGGGTGAGTGGCAACCTGATGAGTTTAGGCGCCATCGACTTTGGATTAATAGTAGACGGCGCGGTAATTATTGTAGAAGCGGTGATGCACCGGTTAAGCCATTCAAAACATTTCACTTCTTTAGACAGGCTTAGTCAAAACATTATGGATGACGAAGTACATCACAGTGCGTCAAAAATGATGAACGCCGCCATCTTTGGCCAGATCATTATCCTGGTGGTTTACCTGCCCATTTATTCCTTACAGGGTATTGAAGGAAAAATGTTCAAACCCATGGCGCAAACAGTAACGTTTGCTTTACTGGGCGCATTCCTGTTATCATTTACTTATGTGCCCATGGTAACGGCTTTGTTCCTCAGCAAAAAGTTATTGCACAAAAAAACGTTCAGCGACCGCATGATGGCGTGGTGTGAAAGGGCATACCATAACCTGCTGGAAAGAATGCTTCGTTTTCCTAAACTGATCATCGGTGGAAGTGTAGCCGCTTTTGTGATCAGCCTGTTCTTATTCTCGCGCCTGGGTGGTGAATTTATTCCCAAGCTGGAGGAGGGTGATTTTGCCGTTGAAACCAGGTTGCTTACGGGAAGTAATATCAATGCTTCGGTAAAAACTTTAACCCAGGCTGCCCATATATTGAAGAGCCGGTTTCCTGAGGTGCAAAAAGTAGTGGGAAAAAACGGCAGCAGTGAAATACCTACCGATCCCATGCCTATAGATGCTAGTGACCTGATGGTTATTCTAAAAGATAAAAAGGAATGGACCAGCGCGCACACCTTCGATGAGCTGGCCGAAAAAATGCAGCGGGCATTACAGGAAATTCCGGATGCCACATTTGGTTTTCAATACCCCGTTCAAATGCGGTTCAACGAACTGATCAGTGGCGCCCGGCAGGATGTGGTATGCAAGATTTTTGGTGAAAACCTGGATACCCTGGCGTTGTATGCCAATAAGGTGGGCACCATAATAAGCAGCGTTAAAGGCGCAGCTGACCTGTATGTAGAAACAGTGACAGGGATGCCGCAAATTCTGGTTACCTATAACAGGGGTGCGATTGCGCATTACGGATTGAATATAGAAGATCTTAACCGGGTGTTGAATACCGCATTTGCCGGACAAAGCGCCGGAATGGTATATGAAGGAGAACGGCGTTTTGATTTGGTGGTGCGCCTGGAAAATATGCAACGGCAGGATGTAACGGATGTACAAAACCTGTTGATACCCACACCAACCGGCGCCCAGATACCGTTGAGCCAGGTGGCTACTGTTGCAATAAAAGATGGGCCCAATCAAATACAACGTGAAGATGCCAAAAGAAGGATCATTACCGGGTTCAACGTACGCGGCCGCGATGTGCAGAGTGTGGTTGAAGAACTGAATAGTAAAATAAAACAACAGCTAAAGCTGCCAAGTGGATACTATGTTGTGTATGGCGGCCAGTTTCAAAATCTGACCGAAGCCCGCAAGCGGTTAGGGGTGGCAGTTCCGGTAGCCTTATTGCTCATCCTTGTGATGTTGTACTTTGCTTTTGGCAAGCTCAAATATGGACTGCTTATTTTCTCGGCCATTCCTTTATCAGCTATTGGAGGGATCTTATTATTGTGGATGCGAGGCATGCCCTTCAGTATTTCTGCAGGCATTGGATTTATTGCCCTGTTTGGCGTAGCGGTATTAAATGGTATTGTGCTGATTGCGGAATTCATTCGATTAAAACATTCAGGTGTACATGACACAAAACAAATTATTATGCAGGGAACACGCATCAGGCTGCGGCCGGTTTTAATGACCGCATCGGTTGCCTCACTGGGCTTTTTACCAATGGCATTGAGCCAGGGAGCTGGTGCTGAAGTACAACGGCCGCTGGCCACCGTTGTTATTGGCGGACTGATCACTGCTACATTTTTAACCCTGGTGGTATTACCGGTACTGTATTTGTGGGCGGAAAAACGGAAGCAAGTAAAGCTACCGGCGCCGCAGGTGGTGGGAATGATCATCGCGTTGTTGGTATGTAACGCTGCATTTTCACAAACCGGCGAACGGCCGGTGTTGCTGGAACAAATGCTGCAGCAGGCCACCACCAATAATCTATCGTTAAAGGTCACCCGGTCGGGCGTTGGCTACTGGAAACAGTTACAAACCGCTACTGCCGAACTGCCACGCACCCAGGTGGGCGGGGAATATGGCGGCATCAACAGTTTAAATAACGATACCCGGTTTTATATTAACCAGTCGTTTGAGTTACCGGTGGTATACCGGCGGCAAAAAGAATTGTATGGGGCGCAGGAGCAGGTAGCCAGTACGCAGGTGACGTTGCAACAACAGGAACTGCAAAAAGCAGTGAAAACGGTGTTTTATAATATGGTTGACCTGCTGGAACGGCAAAAACTGTTGATGCGGCTCGATAGTATCTACAGCCGGTTCCTGGACGCTGCTACCCTGCGGTTAAAGACCGGTGAAAGCACCATGCTGGAGAAAAGCAATGCCGAAACCCAGATGCAGCAATTGAAACTGCAACAGGAACAGGTAAAAGCCGATCTGCGCATGGAACAACAGCAACTGCAATGGCTGCTCAATACAAAAGACTGGCTATTGCCGGAGTACCATGTGTTGAAAAAAGAACATCCACAGATAATGGATACGCAGGCTGTGGTAAGCCACCCTGCGGTTCAATTACAACAACAACAGGTAAAGGTGAATGCCGCGCAAACCAATATAGAGAAGGCAAGGTTGAACCCCGGGTTCACGGTAGGGTACAGCAACCAGTCCATCATTGGTTACCAAACAAAGGATGGCGTTACCCAGCAATACTATGGCGGTGGAGACCGATTTAATATTTACCAGTTGAGCGTAGCACTACCCATTTTTAATAAAGCAGTGAAGGCGCGGATAAAAGCCGGACAGTTGCAGGAGGCAACAACCCGCATGGAAGTAGATGCCACCAGTCAGTACTTCACCAATCAATGGCAGCAGTTGAATGAAGCGTATAAAAAATATGGTGAACAGGTACAGTATTACGAAACAGGCGGCTTACAACAGGCGGCGCTGATAACCCGTAATGCCCGCCTGGGTTTTGAAAAAGGCGATGTAAGTTATGTGGAATGGACCCTGCAAATGAACAATGCTGTTAATATAGAGTTGGGGTACCTGCAGGCGATCCACGCGCTGAACAACACGATAATTGAATTGGAATATTTAACCGGAAAATGA
- a CDS encoding type 1 glutamine amidotransferase, which produces MSKPNTIRVALLDLYEGQVNEGMRCIRDILQQYGKTHSIPLAVTEFNVRLKCELPDLHHDVYISSGGPGSPLATDAKWERLYFDWIHKMVEYNQQPQGPKKHVYFICHSFQLAVRYFKVARVTKRKSTAFGVFPVHMLNGGAHEPVFANLQDPFYAVDSRNFQVVEPDQEQLQRIGASILAIEKERPHVPLERAIMGLRFNEYMVGTQFHPEADAPGMSRYLQREDKKQMVIKNHGFEKWQSMIEQLNDPDKILYTYSHILPNFLDIAIEETASSPKL; this is translated from the coding sequence ATGAGTAAACCAAACACCATACGGGTGGCCCTGCTCGATCTGTATGAGGGCCAGGTAAATGAAGGCATGCGCTGCATCAGGGATATTCTGCAGCAATATGGTAAAACGCATAGCATCCCCCTGGCGGTCACTGAATTCAATGTGCGGCTTAAATGCGAGTTGCCTGATTTACATCACGATGTATACATTTCTTCGGGCGGTCCCGGTTCGCCGCTGGCAACCGATGCCAAATGGGAACGCCTGTATTTTGACTGGATCCACAAGATGGTGGAATACAACCAGCAGCCCCAGGGCCCTAAAAAACATGTATACTTTATCTGTCACTCTTTTCAGCTGGCTGTCCGGTATTTTAAGGTAGCCCGGGTTACTAAACGCAAATCCACCGCTTTTGGCGTTTTTCCCGTTCATATGTTAAACGGCGGCGCCCACGAGCCGGTTTTTGCCAACCTGCAGGACCCGTTTTATGCGGTTGACAGCCGCAATTTCCAGGTGGTGGAACCCGACCAGGAACAACTACAGCGCATAGGCGCTTCCATTCTTGCCATTGAAAAAGAACGCCCGCATGTGCCGCTGGAACGGGCTATTATGGGTTTACGATTCAATGAATATATGGTGGGCACCCAGTTTCACCCCGAAGCCGATGCTCCCGGGATGAGCCGTTACCTGCAACGGGAAGACAAAAAACAAATGGTCATAAAAAATCATGGGTTTGAGAAATGGCAATCCATGATTGAACAACTCAACGACCCGGATAAAATTTTATATACTTACTCTCATATACTTCCTAATTTTTTAGATATAGCGATTGAGGAAACAGCTTCAAGTCCCAAGCTGTAA
- the eat gene encoding ethanolamine permease, with protein sequence MHGNPSLKKVLKPVHLWALAVGLVISGEYFGWNLGWDVAGTGGFLIATVLVTIFYVTFIFSFTELTAAIPHAGGPFAYAYKALGPLGGLIAAYATLVEFLLAPPAVAFALGSYVHFLAPVLPVLAVAIGSFVVFTIINFLGIKESVVFSLIVTILAVCELLLFMGVVAPGFKWENFKQDAMPFGWSGVFAALPFAIWFYLAIEGVAMVAEEVKDPQRTIPRGYIYGIVTLVLLAFGVMFFTGGVTNWHTLARIDYPLPEAISAVLGKQNGWTKVFAGIGLFGLVASFHGVIISYSRQLYAVARDGYLPKILATVNSKHRTPNAAMVAGGLVGIIALCLFNTGDVITLSALGAVVMYIISMISLFVLRRKQPHLERPFKVPLYPWFPGIALILAIVCLIAIVWYNLFLSVIFFGALVLLMILFVVFRRSGS encoded by the coding sequence ATGCATGGCAACCCTTCGTTAAAAAAAGTATTGAAACCAGTGCACCTGTGGGCGCTGGCGGTTGGTTTGGTTATCTCCGGCGAGTATTTTGGCTGGAACCTGGGTTGGGATGTTGCCGGAACCGGCGGCTTTCTGATTGCCACGGTACTGGTGACTATTTTTTATGTAACATTTATCTTCAGTTTTACCGAGTTAACGGCTGCTATACCCCATGCCGGCGGGCCCTTTGCCTATGCCTATAAGGCCTTAGGCCCCCTGGGGGGATTGATAGCTGCCTATGCTACCCTGGTGGAATTCTTACTGGCGCCACCGGCAGTAGCCTTTGCACTCGGCAGTTATGTACATTTTCTGGCGCCGGTCCTGCCGGTACTGGCGGTAGCCATTGGCAGTTTTGTAGTGTTTACCATTATAAACTTTTTAGGCATCAAGGAATCGGTGGTGTTTTCGCTCATTGTTACCATCCTGGCGGTTTGTGAATTGCTGCTGTTCATGGGCGTAGTGGCGCCCGGTTTTAAATGGGAAAATTTTAAACAGGATGCCATGCCGTTTGGCTGGAGCGGCGTTTTTGCCGCCTTGCCTTTTGCCATCTGGTTTTACCTGGCTATTGAGGGCGTGGCCATGGTGGCCGAAGAAGTGAAGGACCCGCAACGTACCATTCCCCGCGGTTATATTTATGGTATTGTAACCCTGGTGCTGCTGGCTTTCGGGGTTATGTTCTTTACAGGCGGGGTTACCAACTGGCATACCCTTGCCCGCATCGATTATCCGTTGCCCGAAGCGATCAGCGCCGTGCTGGGAAAACAAAACGGCTGGACGAAGGTATTTGCAGGGATCGGGTTGTTTGGCCTGGTGGCTTCGTTTCATGGTGTTATCATCAGTTATTCCCGGCAGTTATACGCTGTGGCCCGCGATGGTTATTTACCCAAAATACTGGCAACGGTGAATTCAAAGCACCGGACCCCGAATGCAGCCATGGTAGCAGGTGGTTTGGTGGGGATTATTGCTTTATGCCTGTTCAATACCGGCGATGTTATTACATTGAGCGCCCTGGGCGCCGTGGTTATGTATATCATCAGCATGATCAGCCTGTTTGTTTTGCGCCGTAAACAACCACACCTGGAACGGCCTTTCAAAGTACCTTTGTATCCCTGGTTTCCCGGTATTGCTTTGATCCTGGCCATTGTTTGTCTGATAGCTATTGTTTGGTATAACCTGTTTTTAAGTGTTATATTCTTTGGGGCATTAGTTCTGTTAATGATACTGTTTGTGGTTTTCAGAAGATCAGGTTCTTAG